A window of the Scandinavium goeteborgense genome harbors these coding sequences:
- the emrD gene encoding multidrug efflux MFS transporter EmrD, translating to MKRHKNVNLLLMLVLLVAVGQMAQTIYIPAIADMARDLNVREGAVQSVMAAYLLTYGVSQLFYGPLSDRVGRRPVILVGMTIFMLATVIAMTTHSLTMLIAASALQGMGTGVGGVMARTLPRDLYEGSQLRHANSLLNMGILVSPLLAPLIGGMLDTVWSWRACYGFLLVLCLGVTLSMARWMPETRPQDAPPTRFTTRYKTLLGNGPFTCYVMMLIGGLAGIAVFEACSGVLLGAGLGLSSMVVSILFILPIPAAFFGAWFAGRQNKRFSSMMWQSVISCLLAGLMMWIPGLLGVMNVWTLLVPAALFFFGAGMLFPLATSGAMEPFPFLAGTAGALIGGLQNIGSGALAWLSALLPQTGQSSLGLLMTLMGLLILLCWLPLASRFNQHQQTI from the coding sequence ATGAAAAGGCATAAGAACGTCAATTTGCTGCTGATGCTGGTGCTGCTGGTCGCCGTCGGACAGATGGCGCAAACCATTTATATTCCAGCGATTGCTGACATGGCGCGGGATCTGAACGTGCGCGAAGGTGCGGTCCAGAGCGTTATGGCCGCATATCTGCTGACCTACGGCGTATCGCAATTATTCTACGGCCCGCTTTCAGACCGCGTGGGCCGCCGCCCGGTTATCCTCGTCGGCATGACGATTTTTATGCTGGCGACAGTTATCGCCATGACCACGCACAGCCTGACGATGCTGATTGCAGCCAGTGCACTCCAAGGCATGGGCACCGGTGTGGGTGGCGTCATGGCGCGCACCCTGCCGCGCGACCTGTATGAAGGCTCCCAGTTGCGCCACGCGAACAGTTTGCTGAACATGGGTATTCTGGTCAGCCCGCTGCTGGCACCGCTGATTGGCGGGATGCTCGATACAGTCTGGAGCTGGCGCGCCTGCTATGGTTTCCTGCTGGTGCTGTGTTTGGGCGTGACCCTGAGCATGGCGCGCTGGATGCCGGAAACGCGTCCGCAGGATGCACCGCCAACCCGCTTTACCACCCGTTATAAAACGCTGCTCGGCAACGGGCCGTTCACTTGCTACGTGATGATGCTCATTGGCGGTCTGGCGGGAATTGCGGTGTTCGAAGCCTGTTCCGGCGTGCTGCTGGGCGCAGGGCTTGGGCTGAGCAGTATGGTGGTCAGTATTCTGTTTATTCTGCCGATCCCGGCGGCGTTTTTCGGCGCCTGGTTTGCCGGTCGCCAGAACAAGCGTTTCTCCAGCATGATGTGGCAGTCGGTCATTAGCTGTTTGCTGGCGGGGCTGATGATGTGGATCCCGGGCCTTCTCGGGGTGATGAACGTCTGGACGCTGTTGGTTCCAGCCGCACTGTTCTTCTTCGGTGCCGGGATGCTGTTCCCGCTCGCCACCAGCGGCGCAATGGAGCCGTTCCCGTTCCTCGCCGGAACCGCCGGAGCGCTGATCGGCGGCTTGCAGAACATCGGTTCCGGTGCACTGGCCTGGCTTTCCGCGCTACTGCCGCAAACCGGACAAAGCAGTCTGGGCCTGCTGATGACGCTGATGGGACTGTTGATATTGCTGTGCTGGCTGCCGTTGGCTTCACGGTTTAACCAGCATCAGCAGACGATTTAA
- a CDS encoding EamA family transporter: MTLTVFFVLLFAALLHASWNAIVKAGSNKLFSAISVSGSASLIAFVLLPFSPQPALASAPWLILSCGLQVVYTVLVAKTYQVSDMSQTYPLMRGTAPLLVATVSLFLPGEQLSSLACMGIGVICLSILAMALNGRSGSRKGVTLALINACFIASYTLVDGTGVRLSGSALGYTLWTFLMNGFCLLGWAMVSRHLEVSRYMRLHWKKGIFGGLATMGSYGLALWAMTQAPLAVVAALRETSILFGAIIALVILKERVTWLRLAAACGIALGAILLRLS, encoded by the coding sequence ATGACTCTTACCGTCTTCTTTGTATTGCTGTTTGCCGCCCTGCTGCATGCCAGCTGGAATGCCATCGTCAAAGCGGGGAGCAATAAACTCTTCTCCGCCATCAGCGTGAGCGGTTCCGCATCGCTGATCGCCTTTGTGCTGTTGCCCTTTTCTCCACAGCCTGCGCTGGCCAGCGCACCCTGGCTGATTCTCTCCTGCGGTTTGCAGGTGGTTTACACCGTACTGGTCGCGAAAACCTACCAGGTCTCAGACATGAGCCAGACCTACCCGCTGATGCGCGGCACCGCGCCGTTGCTGGTGGCGACGGTCAGCCTGTTTTTACCGGGCGAGCAGCTCTCTTCTCTCGCGTGTATGGGGATTGGCGTTATCTGTCTGTCGATTTTGGCGATGGCGCTGAACGGGCGAAGCGGGTCAAGAAAAGGGGTAACGCTGGCACTGATCAACGCCTGTTTCATTGCCAGTTATACGCTGGTCGACGGCACGGGCGTGCGGCTTTCCGGTTCCGCGCTCGGCTATACCCTGTGGACATTTTTGATGAACGGTTTTTGTCTGCTCGGCTGGGCGATGGTCTCTCGCCACCTTGAAGTCTCCCGTTACATGCGTCTTCACTGGAAGAAGGGCATTTTTGGCGGCCTCGCCACTATGGGCTCTTATGGCCTGGCGCTGTGGGCGATGACGCAGGCTCCGCTGGCGGTCGTGGCAGCGCTGCGTGAAACCTCTATTCTGTTTGGCGCGATCATCGCCCTGGTGATCCTCAAAGAGCGGGTAACGTGGCTGCGCCTCGCCGCCGCCTGCGGGATTGCCCTCGGCGCGATATTGCTACGTCTGTCCTGA
- the tisB gene encoding type I toxin-antitoxin system toxin TisB yields MGGMELAVLVLKLMVALLQLLDAVLKTFR; encoded by the coding sequence ATGGGTGGAATGGAACTGGCAGTGTTGGTCCTGAAACTCATGGTTGCGTTGCTGCAACTGCTTGATGCAGTCCTGAAAACCTTCCGGTAA
- the ivbL gene encoding ilvB operon leader peptide IvbL, with protein MNTHLNAINLLPTAHPAAVVVVRVVVVVGNAP; from the coding sequence ATGAACACTCACCTGAACGCAATCAACCTACTACCAACTGCGCACCCAGCCGCAGTGGTCGTCGTGCGTGTGGTGGTGGTCGTCGGCAATGCGCCGTAG
- the ilvB gene encoding acetolactate synthase large subunit, which produces MSSQTASTQTTSQARRFTGAQLIVHLLERQGITIVAGIPGGTVLPLYDALSQSKQIRHVLARHEQGAGFIAQGMARTQGKPAVCMACSGPGATNLVTAIADARLDSIPLVCITGQVPASMIGTDAFQEVDTYGISIPITKHNYLVRDISELPQVISDAFRIAQSGRPGPVWVDIPKDVQTAEIDIDDLPMPGCKAPAPVFNLSDVRDAAAMINSAKRPVLYLGGGVINVPEHIRKLAEKANLPTTMTLMALGMLPKAHPLSLGMLGMHGARSTNYVMQEADLLIVLGARFDDRAIGKTEQFCPNAKIIHVDIDRAELGKIKQPHVAIQADVGEVLDQLIPLVEAQPRAEWRQLVADLQQEFPSAIPKAGDPLTHYGLINAVAACVDDDAIVTTDVGQHQMWTAQAYPLNRPRQWLTSGGLGTMGFGLPAAVGAALANPHRKVLCFSGDGSLMMNIQEMATAAENQLDVKIILMNNEALGLVHQQQSLFYKQGVFAATYPGMINFMQIAQGFGLQTCDLNTAEDPQAALQEIISRPGPALIHVRIDPEQKVWPMVPPGAANTEMVGE; this is translated from the coding sequence ATGTCATCACAGACGGCGTCAACGCAGACGACGTCACAGGCAAGGCGTTTCACCGGCGCACAGCTGATCGTTCACTTGCTGGAACGTCAGGGCATCACCATTGTGGCGGGTATTCCGGGCGGCACGGTTTTACCGCTGTACGACGCGCTCAGCCAAAGCAAACAGATCCGGCACGTACTGGCCCGCCATGAACAGGGCGCGGGATTTATCGCCCAGGGCATGGCGCGTACGCAGGGCAAACCGGCGGTCTGCATGGCCTGTAGCGGCCCGGGTGCGACCAATCTGGTCACCGCGATTGCCGATGCGCGCCTCGACTCCATTCCGCTGGTGTGCATCACCGGCCAGGTTCCTGCCTCGATGATCGGCACCGATGCGTTCCAGGAAGTGGACACCTACGGCATCTCCATCCCCATCACCAAACACAACTATTTAGTGCGCGACATCAGCGAACTTCCGCAGGTGATCAGCGACGCGTTTCGCATTGCGCAGTCTGGCCGTCCAGGCCCGGTGTGGGTGGATATTCCGAAGGATGTTCAAACCGCTGAAATCGATATCGACGACCTGCCGATGCCGGGCTGCAAAGCGCCTGCGCCAGTATTTAATCTGTCAGACGTGCGCGATGCCGCAGCGATGATTAACAGCGCCAAACGCCCGGTGCTGTATCTCGGTGGTGGGGTTATCAACGTGCCGGAACACATCCGCAAACTGGCGGAAAAAGCCAATCTGCCGACCACCATGACCCTGATGGCGCTAGGCATGCTGCCGAAAGCACACCCGCTGTCGTTAGGTATGCTCGGGATGCACGGCGCCCGCAGCACCAACTACGTTATGCAAGAAGCTGATTTGTTGATTGTTTTAGGCGCGCGTTTTGATGACCGGGCGATTGGCAAAACGGAACAATTCTGTCCGAATGCCAAAATTATTCATGTTGATATCGACCGCGCAGAGCTGGGCAAAATCAAACAGCCACACGTGGCGATTCAGGCCGATGTGGGCGAGGTTCTGGACCAGTTGATCCCATTGGTTGAAGCTCAGCCGCGCGCCGAGTGGCGTCAACTGGTGGCGGATTTACAACAGGAATTCCCGTCGGCTATCCCGAAAGCGGGCGACCCGCTGACCCATTACGGTTTGATTAACGCCGTGGCGGCCTGCGTGGACGACGACGCGATTGTCACTACCGACGTCGGCCAGCATCAGATGTGGACCGCGCAGGCCTATCCGCTTAACCGTCCGCGTCAGTGGCTGACTTCCGGCGGGCTGGGCACGATGGGCTTTGGCCTGCCCGCGGCCGTAGGTGCGGCGCTGGCGAATCCGCACCGCAAAGTATTGTGTTTCTCCGGCGATGGCAGCCTGATGATGAACATTCAGGAAATGGCGACCGCGGCGGAAAATCAGCTCGATGTAAAAATTATCCTGATGAACAACGAGGCGCTGGGGCTGGTGCATCAGCAGCAAAGCCTGTTCTACAAACAGGGCGTTTTTGCCGCCACCTATCCGGGCATGATTAACTTTATGCAGATTGCGCAGGGCTTTGGCCTGCAAACCTGTGACCTGAATACGGCTGAAGATCCGCAGGCCGCGTTGCAGGAAATCATTTCCCGTCCGGGACCGGCGCTGATCCACGTGCGTATCGATCCTGAGCAAAAAGTCTGGCCGATGGTGCCGCCGGGTGCCGCAAATACTGAAATGGTGGGGGAATAA
- the ilvN gene encoding acetolactate synthase small subunit, which yields MQNAIHDNVILELTVRNHPGVMTHVCGLFARRAFNVEGILCLPIQNSDKSRIWLLVNNDQRLEQMISQIDKLEDVTQVTRHQSDPGVFNKLGLFFE from the coding sequence ATGCAAAACGCAATTCATGACAACGTCATTCTGGAACTCACCGTGCGCAACCATCCCGGCGTCATGACCCACGTCTGCGGCCTGTTTGCCCGTCGCGCGTTCAACGTGGAAGGCATTCTTTGTCTGCCCATTCAGAACAGCGATAAAAGCCGCATCTGGCTATTGGTGAACAACGATCAGCGTCTGGAGCAGATGATTAGCCAAATCGACAAGCTCGAAGATGTCACCCAGGTGACCCGCCACCAGAGCGACCCGGGCGTGTTCAACAAGCTGGGTCTGTTTTTTGAGTAA
- a CDS encoding DUF1198 family protein — protein MIWLTLATLVVVFVVGFRVITSDSRRAVKRLSERLGITPMHIESMVDQMGKRAGEEYLGYLHRPNEAHLQNAAQILLIWQVAVVDASEINMHYWHRQLQKARLAAPVTDAQIRLALGFLRELEPDVSEFNAFQHRYNLLFMPQDGVSWLH, from the coding sequence ATGATCTGGTTGACGTTAGCCACTCTGGTAGTGGTATTTGTGGTGGGATTTCGGGTAATTACCTCCGATTCGCGTCGGGCTGTCAAACGCCTGAGCGAACGGCTGGGGATCACGCCAATGCATATTGAATCGATGGTCGATCAGATGGGAAAGCGTGCGGGCGAAGAGTACCTGGGCTATTTGCATCGCCCTAATGAAGCACATTTGCAAAATGCCGCGCAGATTTTGCTTATCTGGCAGGTGGCGGTGGTCGATGCCAGCGAGATCAATATGCATTATTGGCACCGCCAGCTGCAAAAAGCGCGTCTCGCCGCCCCGGTGACCGATGCGCAAATTCGTTTGGCGCTGGGTTTTTTGCGTGAGCTGGAGCCTGATGTATCAGAGTTCAACGCGTTCCAGCACCGTTACAACCTGCTATTTATGCCGCAGGATGGAGTGAGCTGGTTGCATTGA
- the yicI gene encoding alpha-xylosidase, with amino-acid sequence MKISDGNWLIQPGLNLIHPLQVFDVEQQGNEMVVYAAPRDVRERTWQLDTPLFTLRFFSPQEGVVGVRIEHFQGALDNGPHYPLNVQQDVKVEMQNTAEFAELKSGNLSVRVSKGEFWALDFLRNGVRITGSQVKNNGYVQDTQSDRNYMFERLDLGVGETVYGLGERFTALVRNGQTIDTWNRDGGTSTEQSYKNIPFYLTNRGYGVLVNHPECVSFEVGSEKVSKVQFSVESEYLEYFVIDGPTPKDVLNRYTQFTGRPALPPAWSFGLWLTTSFTTNYDEATVNSFIDGMAERNLPLHVFHFDCFWMKAFQWCDFEWDPVTFPDPEGMIRRLKAKGLKVCVWINPYIGQKSPIFKELKEKGYLLKRPDGSLWQWDKWQPGLAIYDFTNPEACQWYADKLKGLVDIGVDCFKTDFGERIPTDVVWHDGSDPQKMHNHYAFIYNELVWNVLKETLGEQEAVLFARSASVGAQQFPVHWGGDCYANYESMAESLRGGLSIGMSGFGFWSHDIGGFENTAPAHVYKRWCAFGLLSSHSRLHGSKSYRVPWAYDDESCDVVRHFTELKCRMMPYLYRQAAIARETGTPVLRSMMLEFPEDPTCDYLDRQYMLGDSVLVAPVFSEAGDVQFYLPEGRWTHLWHNDEVTGSRWHKQQHDALSLPVYVRDNTLLALGNNTQKPDYAWHEGTAFQLFGLEDGREAVCQVPAADGSTLFTLKAKRSGNTITVEGTGESRDWTLCLRNMQQINGVQGGSQSGSEWGVVIAAQGNSVVITL; translated from the coding sequence ATGAAAATCAGTGATGGAAACTGGCTCATTCAACCTGGCCTGAATTTAATTCACCCGCTGCAGGTGTTCGACGTTGAACAGCAGGGTAACGAAATGGTGGTGTATGCCGCCCCACGCGATGTGCGTGAGCGCACCTGGCAACTGGATACGCCACTGTTTACGCTGCGCTTTTTCTCCCCGCAGGAAGGCGTGGTGGGCGTGCGTATTGAGCATTTCCAGGGCGCGCTGGATAACGGCCCGCATTACCCGCTGAATGTGCAGCAGGATGTGAAAGTCGAGATGCAAAACACCGCCGAATTTGCCGAGCTGAAAAGCGGCAACCTCAGCGTGCGCGTGTCGAAAGGCGAATTCTGGGCGCTGGATTTCCTGCGCAACGGCGTGCGTATCACCGGCAGCCAGGTGAAAAACAACGGTTACGTGCAGGACACCCAGAGCGATCGTAATTACATGTTCGAACGTCTGGATTTAGGTGTAGGTGAAACAGTTTATGGCCTTGGCGAACGCTTCACCGCGCTGGTGCGCAATGGCCAGACCATCGACACCTGGAACCGCGATGGCGGCACCAGCACCGAACAGTCGTACAAAAATATTCCGTTCTACCTCACCAATCGCGGCTACGGCGTGTTGGTCAATCATCCGGAATGCGTGTCGTTTGAAGTCGGCTCCGAGAAAGTCTCGAAGGTGCAGTTCAGCGTCGAAAGCGAATATCTCGAATATTTTGTGATTGATGGCCCGACCCCGAAAGACGTCCTGAACCGTTATACGCAATTTACCGGCCGCCCGGCGCTGCCGCCTGCGTGGTCATTCGGCCTGTGGCTGACCACCTCGTTCACCACTAACTACGACGAAGCGACGGTAAACAGCTTTATCGACGGCATGGCTGAACGCAACCTGCCGCTGCACGTGTTCCATTTCGACTGCTTCTGGATGAAGGCGTTCCAGTGGTGTGACTTCGAATGGGACCCGGTGACATTCCCGGACCCGGAAGGAATGATCCGCCGTCTGAAGGCCAAAGGGCTGAAAGTCTGCGTGTGGATTAACCCGTACATCGGGCAGAAATCACCCATCTTTAAAGAGCTGAAAGAAAAGGGCTATTTACTCAAACGCCCGGACGGTTCGCTCTGGCAGTGGGATAAATGGCAGCCTGGGCTGGCGATTTACGATTTCACCAACCCGGAAGCGTGCCAGTGGTATGCGGACAAACTGAAAGGCCTGGTGGATATCGGCGTCGACTGCTTCAAAACCGATTTCGGCGAGCGTATCCCGACGGATGTCGTCTGGCATGACGGCTCTGACCCGCAGAAAATGCACAACCATTACGCCTTTATCTACAACGAACTGGTGTGGAACGTGCTGAAAGAGACGCTGGGCGAGCAGGAAGCGGTGCTGTTTGCACGCTCGGCTTCCGTCGGCGCACAGCAGTTCCCGGTTCACTGGGGCGGCGACTGCTACGCCAACTACGAATCGATGGCGGAAAGTCTGCGCGGTGGGCTGTCGATCGGCATGTCGGGCTTTGGTTTCTGGAGCCACGATATCGGCGGCTTCGAAAATACCGCTCCGGCGCACGTCTACAAACGCTGGTGCGCGTTTGGTCTGCTGTCGAGCCACAGCCGCCTGCATGGCAGCAAATCTTACCGTGTGCCGTGGGCGTACGATGATGAATCCTGCGACGTGGTACGTCATTTCACCGAGCTGAAGTGTCGGATGATGCCGTATCTGTATCGTCAGGCAGCGATTGCCCGCGAAACCGGTACGCCGGTGCTACGTTCGATGATGCTTGAATTCCCGGAAGATCCAACCTGTGATTATCTGGACCGTCAGTACATGCTCGGTGATTCAGTTCTGGTGGCGCCGGTGTTCAGCGAAGCGGGCGATGTGCAGTTCTATCTGCCTGAAGGCCGTTGGACGCACCTGTGGCACAACGACGAGGTAACGGGCAGCCGCTGGCATAAACAGCAGCATGACGCGCTGAGCCTGCCGGTGTACGTGCGTGACAACACGCTACTGGCGCTGGGCAATAACACTCAGAAGCCGGATTATGCATGGCATGAAGGCACGGCGTTCCAGCTGTTCGGTCTCGAGGACGGACGCGAAGCGGTGTGTCAGGTGCCTGCGGCCGACGGTTCAACTCTCTTCACGTTGAAAGCGAAGCGTTCTGGCAACACCATTACCGTGGAAGGTACTGGCGAATCGCGCGACTGGACACTGTGTTTGCGTAACATGCAGCAGATCAACGGCGTGCAGGGCGGTTCACAGTCCGGTAGCGAATGGGGTGTGGTGATTGCAGCTCAGGGGAATTCAGTGGTGATTACGCTCTGA
- a CDS encoding glycoside-pentoside-hexuronide family transporter gives MSHEVLSVKEKIGYGMGDAASHIIFDNVMLYMMFFYTDIFGIPAGFVGTMFLLARALDAISDPCMGLLADRTRSRWGKFRPWILFGAIPFGLVCVLAYSSPDLTHNGKMIYAAVTYTLLTLLYTVVNIPYCALGGVITDDPTQRISLQSWRFVLATAGGMLSTVLMMPLVNLIGGDDKAFGFQGGIAVLSVVAFLMLAFCFFNTKERIQVPPSTSSMREDLRDIWQNDQWRIVGLLTILNILAVCVRGGAMMYYATWIMGSAGLFTVFLCTYCVGNLIGSALAKPITDWKCKVSVFWWTNAALTVLSVAMFFVPIQANVVMFGFIFVIGVLHQLVTPIQWVMMSDTVDYGEWCNGKRLTGISFAGTLFVLKLGLALGGAMIGWMLAAGGYDAGAKTQNSNTISIIVALFTLVPAACYLLSAIIAKRYYTLKTPYLRKIMADIAQGARRNQQDFEQAPVSKELPN, from the coding sequence ATGAGTCATGAAGTATTATCCGTGAAGGAGAAGATTGGCTACGGCATGGGAGATGCCGCCAGCCATATCATTTTTGATAACGTCATGTTGTACATGATGTTTTTTTATACCGATATTTTTGGTATCCCCGCAGGCTTTGTCGGCACCATGTTTTTGCTCGCCCGTGCGCTCGATGCGATTTCCGACCCGTGCATGGGCCTGCTCGCCGACCGCACCCGCAGCCGCTGGGGTAAATTCCGACCGTGGATCCTGTTTGGTGCCATTCCCTTTGGCCTCGTGTGCGTGCTGGCCTATAGCTCGCCAGACCTCACCCATAACGGCAAAATGATTTACGCCGCCGTCACCTACACGCTGCTCACCCTGCTGTATACCGTGGTAAACATCCCTTACTGCGCGTTGGGCGGCGTGATAACCGATGACCCAACGCAGCGCATCTCCCTGCAATCCTGGCGCTTCGTGCTGGCAACGGCGGGCGGCATGCTTTCGACGGTACTAATGATGCCACTGGTAAACCTGATTGGCGGCGACGACAAAGCGTTCGGCTTCCAGGGCGGCATTGCGGTGCTGTCGGTGGTGGCTTTCCTGATGCTGGCCTTCTGTTTCTTCAATACCAAAGAGCGTATTCAGGTGCCACCGAGCACCTCGTCGATGCGTGAAGATCTGCGAGATATCTGGCAAAACGACCAATGGCGCATCGTCGGCCTGCTGACCATTCTCAACATCCTCGCGGTCTGCGTGCGTGGCGGCGCGATGATGTATTACGCCACCTGGATCATGGGCTCCGCCGGGTTGTTCACCGTATTCCTGTGCACTTACTGCGTCGGCAACCTGATTGGCTCCGCGCTTGCGAAGCCAATCACCGACTGGAAATGTAAGGTCAGCGTGTTCTGGTGGACCAACGCGGCGCTGACGGTGCTGAGCGTGGCGATGTTCTTCGTGCCCATTCAGGCCAACGTCGTGATGTTTGGCTTCATCTTCGTAATTGGCGTGCTCCACCAGCTGGTGACGCCAATTCAGTGGGTAATGATGTCCGACACCGTCGACTACGGCGAATGGTGCAACGGCAAACGCCTGACCGGCATCAGCTTCGCGGGGACGCTGTTTGTCCTGAAACTTGGTCTGGCGCTGGGCGGCGCAATGATTGGCTGGATGCTGGCGGCAGGCGGCTATGACGCCGGAGCCAAAACCCAAAATAGTAACACCATCAGCATTATTGTTGCGCTGTTTACCCTCGTTCCGGCGGCCTGCTATCTGCTGAGCGCCATTATCGCCAAGCGCTATTACACGCTGAAAACACCTTATCTACGCAAAATCATGGCGGATATCGCGCAGGGCGCGCGCCGCAATCAGCAAGACTTTGAGCAGGCTCCGGTCAGCAAAGAATTACCGAACTAA
- the nlpA gene encoding lipoprotein NlpA → MKLTLPHLGALLLTGLLLAGCDQKSDTSKHIKVGVINGAEQDVAEVAKKVAKEKYGLDVELVGFSGSLLPNDATNAGELDANVFQHRPFLEQDNKAHNFHLVAVGNTFVFPMAGYSRKIKSVSELKDGATVAIPNDPTNLGRALLLMQKEKLITLKPGKGLLPTALDISDNPHKLNIMELEGAQLPRVLDDPKVDVAIISTTYLQQTGLSPVHDGVFIEDKNSPYVNIIVTREDNKDAENVKEFMQSYQSPEVAKAAEKIFNGGAVPGWD, encoded by the coding sequence GTGAAACTGACTCTTCCACATCTCGGCGCCCTGCTGCTGACCGGCTTACTTCTGGCGGGCTGTGACCAAAAAAGCGATACCAGCAAACACATAAAAGTCGGCGTGATTAACGGCGCGGAACAAGACGTGGCCGAAGTGGCGAAGAAAGTCGCCAAAGAAAAATACGGCCTCGACGTGGAGCTGGTTGGGTTTAGCGGCTCGCTGCTGCCAAACGACGCCACCAACGCCGGGGAGCTGGACGCCAATGTGTTCCAGCATCGTCCGTTCCTGGAACAGGACAACAAAGCGCACAACTTCCACTTAGTGGCCGTCGGCAACACCTTCGTTTTCCCGATGGCCGGCTATTCCCGCAAGATTAAATCTGTTTCCGAACTGAAAGACGGCGCTACCGTCGCCATTCCAAACGATCCGACCAACCTCGGGCGCGCGCTGTTGCTGATGCAAAAAGAGAAGCTGATTACCCTGAAACCGGGTAAAGGCCTGCTGCCGACCGCGCTGGATATCAGCGACAACCCGCACAAGCTCAATATTATGGAACTGGAAGGCGCGCAGCTGCCGCGCGTGCTCGACGACCCGAAGGTCGACGTGGCGATCATCAGCACCACTTATCTGCAACAGACCGGCCTGTCACCCGTGCATGACGGCGTGTTTATCGAAGATAAAAACTCGCCGTATGTGAACATCATCGTCACCCGCGAAGACAATAAAGACGCGGAAAACGTGAAGGAATTTATGCAGTCGTATCAGTCACCTGAAGTGGCAAAAGCGGCCGAGAAAATCTTTAACGGCGGGGCCGTACCCGGCTGGGATTGA